In Halorussus limi, a genomic segment contains:
- a CDS encoding arylsulfotransferase family protein — protein MNLPSRPDSVRDVSRQWLVRGVIALLVLSLAAPAVISGATHFATTENPTNLRASVDEPANGTTVISIQGFHFKGMANEDKPARLVAVGPRGDVKWVHDGSGFDARWFYDVDPLDNRNLLVTATTPNATLVYELNPETQERVWTERLPIHDTHDVDLINGDQLLVANMRAPDRNDRIFVHNMTTDETVWEWKFEEHGYEASGGGGKNDWTHVNDVDKIGAGEYLVSPRNFDQVIVVNRSTDSVTMRLGSDDDHDTLYEQHNPQYLESENGTPTMLVADSENDRIVEYAKTDADAPVGSGWTKTWSVGTRGLNWPRDADRLPNGNTLVVDTMHHRVFETTPTGKVVWEFHAPWAPYDAERITYGDEAGGPTMRDLGKSGSYDLSGSGLKVSGQGTKTVSFWLVETFEGTPFAAQAEEFARTWAHVTPWIRPVWMTSWEFLGVILAGGVALAWGLGEAVYQRRRIRRGVSGLVGRVRRATE, from the coding sequence ATGAACCTGCCCTCTCGCCCGGACTCCGTCCGCGATGTCTCGCGGCAGTGGTTGGTCCGCGGTGTGATTGCGCTCCTCGTCCTCTCGCTGGCCGCGCCCGCAGTCATCTCGGGTGCGACCCACTTCGCCACGACCGAGAACCCGACGAACCTCCGCGCGTCGGTGGACGAACCCGCGAACGGCACGACGGTCATCTCGATTCAGGGCTTTCACTTCAAGGGGATGGCCAACGAGGACAAGCCCGCGCGTCTCGTCGCGGTCGGTCCCCGCGGAGACGTGAAGTGGGTCCACGACGGGTCCGGGTTCGACGCCCGCTGGTTCTACGACGTGGACCCGCTCGACAATCGGAACCTGCTCGTGACCGCGACGACGCCGAACGCCACGCTGGTCTACGAGTTGAACCCCGAGACCCAAGAGCGAGTCTGGACCGAGCGCCTGCCCATCCACGATACACACGACGTGGACCTCATCAACGGCGACCAACTGCTGGTCGCCAACATGCGCGCGCCCGACAGGAACGACCGCATCTTCGTCCACAACATGACGACCGACGAGACCGTCTGGGAGTGGAAGTTCGAGGAACACGGCTACGAGGCCTCCGGTGGCGGCGGCAAGAACGACTGGACCCACGTCAACGACGTGGACAAAATCGGCGCGGGCGAGTATCTGGTCTCGCCGCGGAACTTCGACCAAGTAATCGTCGTGAATCGCTCGACCGACAGCGTGACGATGCGACTCGGGAGCGACGACGACCACGACACCCTCTACGAACAGCACAACCCGCAGTATCTCGAAAGCGAGAACGGCACGCCGACGATGCTGGTCGCCGACAGCGAGAACGACCGCATCGTGGAGTACGCCAAGACCGACGCCGACGCGCCGGTCGGAAGCGGGTGGACGAAGACGTGGAGCGTCGGCACGCGCGGTCTCAACTGGCCCCGCGACGCCGACCGCCTTCCCAACGGGAACACGCTGGTCGTGGACACGATGCACCACCGCGTCTTCGAGACGACGCCGACCGGCAAGGTCGTCTGGGAGTTCCACGCGCCGTGGGCGCCCTACGACGCCGAGCGCATCACCTACGGCGACGAGGCGGGCGGTCCGACGATGCGCGATCTCGGGAAGTCGGGGAGCTACGACCTCAGCGGAAGCGGTCTGAAGGTCTCGGGACAGGGCACGAAGACCGTCTCGTTCTGGCTGGTCGAGACGTTCGAGGGGACGCCCTTCGCCGCGCAGGCCGAGGAGTTCGCCCGGACGTGGGCCCACGTCACGCCCTGGATTCGCCCGGTCTGGATGACGAGTTGGGAGTTCCTCGGGGTTATTCTGGCCGGGGGCGTCGCG
- a CDS encoding NCS2 family permease: protein MGIEETTDSRSDSGATGALAEYFGFEEHGTDLRTEILAGVTTFLTMSYIVVVNPSILAQAIDLQGYNASQTQSMLAVVTIIAAAVATLTMAFYANRPFAQAPGLGLNAFFAFTVVGALGIPWQTALAAVVVEGIVFIALTAVGAREYIIKLFPEPVKLAVGTGIGLFLAIIGLEAMGIITGEAGTIVALAQIGQSPVAIVSIVGLFVTFALYARGIPGSIVVGILFTTGLGYGAEWLGLVSGGALTPGSTQATYNIAPVAGAFLSGLGNVEAFSFALVVFTFFFVDFFDTAGTLTGVSQMAGFLDENGNLPDIDRPLMADAVGTTVGGMLGTSTVTTYIESASGVEEGGRTGMTALTVAVLFLLALAFIPIAAAIPMYASHIALVVIGVVMFQNVVDIDWNDITNVVPAGMTILMMPFAFSIAYGIAAGIVSYPVVKLAAGELDDTRPGHWALAAAFVLYFFVRTSGVLQGNV, encoded by the coding sequence ATGGGGATCGAAGAAACAACTGACTCCCGCTCCGACTCGGGTGCGACCGGCGCGCTCGCGGAGTACTTCGGCTTCGAAGAACACGGCACAGACCTTCGGACGGAGATTCTCGCGGGCGTGACCACGTTCCTGACGATGAGCTACATCGTCGTGGTCAACCCGTCCATCCTCGCGCAGGCCATCGACTTGCAGGGCTACAACGCGAGCCAGACCCAATCGATGCTCGCCGTCGTCACCATCATCGCGGCGGCGGTGGCGACGCTGACGATGGCGTTCTACGCGAACCGACCGTTCGCGCAGGCGCCGGGTCTCGGACTGAACGCCTTCTTCGCGTTCACCGTCGTCGGGGCGCTCGGAATCCCGTGGCAGACCGCCCTCGCGGCGGTCGTGGTCGAAGGAATCGTCTTCATCGCGCTCACCGCGGTCGGCGCGCGCGAGTACATCATCAAACTCTTCCCCGAACCCGTGAAGTTGGCTGTCGGAACGGGAATCGGACTCTTCCTCGCTATCATCGGACTCGAAGCGATGGGCATCATCACCGGCGAGGCCGGAACCATCGTCGCGCTGGCCCAGATCGGTCAGAGTCCGGTCGCGATCGTCTCCATCGTCGGTCTCTTCGTCACCTTCGCGCTCTACGCCCGCGGCATTCCGGGTTCCATCGTCGTGGGTATCCTCTTCACTACCGGACTGGGCTACGGGGCCGAGTGGCTCGGTCTCGTCTCCGGGGGAGCGCTGACTCCCGGTTCGACGCAGGCGACGTACAACATCGCGCCGGTCGCCGGAGCCTTCCTCAGCGGTCTCGGAAACGTGGAGGCGTTCTCGTTCGCGCTGGTCGTCTTCACCTTCTTCTTCGTGGACTTCTTCGACACCGCGGGCACCCTCACCGGCGTCTCGCAGATGGCGGGCTTCCTCGACGAGAACGGGAACCTCCCCGACATCGACCGGCCGCTGATGGCCGACGCCGTCGGCACCACGGTCGGCGGGATGCTCGGCACCTCGACGGTCACGACCTACATCGAGTCGGCGTCGGGCGTCGAAGAGGGCGGTCGGACCGGGATGACCGCGCTGACCGTCGCGGTCCTCTTCCTGCTCGCGCTGGCGTTCATCCCCATCGCCGCGGCGATTCCGATGTACGCCTCCCACATCGCGCTGGTCGTCATCGGCGTCGTGATGTTCCAGAACGTGGTCGACATCGACTGGAACGACATCACGAACGTCGTCCCGGCCGGCATGACCATCCTGATGATGCCGTTCGCGTTCTCCATCGCCTACGGCATCGCCGCGGGCATCGTCTCGTACCCCGTCGTCAAACTCGCCGCGGGCGAACTCGACGACACCCGGCCGGGCCACTGGGCGCTAGCGGCCGCGTTCGTCCTGTACTTCTTCGTCCGGACGAGCGGCGTCCTGCAGGGCAACGTCTGA
- a CDS encoding NCS2 family permease yields MGVFESAAEYFEFERWNTDVRTEVTAGLTTFLTMSYIVVVNPAVLADNPQSAVQDGISIAGHSTGEVRAMLAVVTIIAAATGTLVMALYANRPFAQAPGMGLNAFFAFTVVGAMGVPWRTALAAVFVEGILFAALTLVGARTFIMRLFPKPVKFSVGTGIGLFLALIGLKEMRVVVADPATLVTLGGVASDPVAMVSVVGLLGTFGLYARDVPGSVVLGIVGTTLLGWLVTAVGLVPESAGLVAGSVSPTYDISPLAGSFVAGFETVDLPAFALVVFMLFFVDFFNTAGALTGVSQIAGFLDEDGNLPDAERPLMADAVATTVGGALGTSTVTTYIESATGIEEGGRTGMTALVVGLLFVAALAVVPLAAAIPLYASHIAVVVIGVVMLQNVVDIDWDDITHVVPAGLTVLLMPFTYSIAYGIAAGIVSYPLIKLAAGERRDVSAGQWLLAAAFVLYFFVRTGDVLSAAT; encoded by the coding sequence ATGGGAGTCTTCGAGTCCGCCGCCGAGTACTTCGAGTTCGAGCGCTGGAACACCGACGTTCGCACGGAGGTGACGGCGGGACTGACCACGTTTCTGACGATGAGCTACATCGTCGTGGTCAACCCCGCCGTGCTGGCGGACAACCCGCAGAGCGCCGTGCAGGACGGCATCAGCATCGCGGGGCACTCCACCGGAGAGGTGCGTGCGATGCTCGCGGTCGTCACGATTATTGCGGCCGCGACCGGGACGCTCGTCATGGCCCTCTACGCGAACCGACCGTTCGCGCAGGCGCCGGGGATGGGGCTGAACGCCTTCTTCGCGTTCACCGTCGTCGGGGCGATGGGCGTCCCGTGGCGGACCGCGCTCGCCGCGGTGTTCGTCGAGGGGATACTGTTCGCCGCGCTGACCCTCGTCGGCGCGCGGACGTTTATCATGCGACTGTTCCCGAAACCGGTCAAGTTCTCGGTCGGGACCGGAATCGGACTGTTTCTGGCGCTCATCGGTCTGAAGGAGATGCGCGTCGTGGTCGCCGACCCCGCGACGCTCGTGACGCTCGGGGGCGTCGCCTCCGACCCGGTCGCGATGGTCTCGGTCGTCGGCCTGCTGGGGACGTTCGGCCTCTATGCCCGCGACGTGCCGGGGTCGGTCGTCTTGGGCATCGTCGGGACGACGCTGCTCGGATGGCTGGTCACCGCGGTCGGACTCGTCCCCGAGAGCGCGGGCCTCGTCGCGGGGAGCGTCTCGCCGACGTACGACATCTCGCCGCTGGCCGGGTCGTTCGTCGCCGGGTTCGAGACGGTGGACCTGCCCGCGTTCGCGCTGGTCGTGTTCATGCTGTTCTTCGTGGACTTCTTCAACACCGCGGGCGCGCTGACCGGCGTCTCGCAAATCGCGGGCTTCCTCGACGAGGACGGCAACCTCCCGGACGCCGAGAGACCGCTCATGGCCGACGCCGTCGCGACGACGGTCGGCGGCGCGCTGGGAACGTCGACCGTCACGACCTACATCGAGTCGGCGACCGGTATCGAGGAGGGCGGCCGGACCGGCATGACCGCGCTGGTCGTCGGCCTCCTCTTCGTGGCCGCCCTCGCGGTGGTGCCGCTAGCGGCCGCGATTCCGCTCTACGCCTCCCACATCGCGGTGGTCGTCATCGGCGTCGTCATGCTGCAGAACGTCGTGGACATCGACTGGGACGACATCACGCACGTCGTTCCCGCGGGACTGACCGTCCTGTTGATGCCGTTCACCTACTCCATCGCCTACGGCATCGCGGCCGGAATCGTCTCCTATCCGCTGATAAAGCTCGCGGCCGGCGAACGGCGCGACGTCTCGGCGGGCCAGTGGCTTCTCGCGGCCGCGTTCGTCCTGTACTTCTTCGTCCGGACGGGCGACGTGCTGTCGGCGGCGACGTAG
- a CDS encoding phosphoribosyltransferase family protein has product MNRAEKATLQLQAVAVLRMLKETRTYDELAEVTGLPAGDLNRYVNGHVLPSVDRAEDIVGGVGRDELAAELEARIRVDDEGYVDNSEVVFDQSFLDLVAPVAAESLGFDRPDVVLTAATDGITLGSAMARNFDARVAYAKKSKETAVEEFIESRQRLQSGIELTYYLPASAIDAGETVLVVDDLIRSGETQELLLDIVDRADARVGGVFALIAAGDEGLDRAKGRTDAPVGALTTFED; this is encoded by the coding sequence ATGAACCGCGCAGAGAAGGCGACCCTGCAGTTGCAGGCGGTCGCCGTCCTCCGGATGCTGAAGGAGACTCGAACGTACGACGAACTCGCCGAGGTGACGGGTCTCCCTGCGGGCGACCTGAACCGCTACGTCAACGGCCACGTCCTGCCGAGCGTGGACCGAGCGGAGGATATCGTCGGCGGCGTGGGCCGGGACGAACTCGCCGCCGAACTGGAGGCCCGAATTCGGGTGGACGACGAGGGGTACGTCGACAACTCGGAGGTCGTCTTCGACCAGTCGTTCCTCGACCTCGTGGCCCCCGTCGCGGCCGAGTCGCTCGGGTTCGACCGACCCGACGTGGTGCTGACCGCGGCTACCGACGGCATCACTCTCGGGTCCGCGATGGCCCGGAACTTCGACGCGCGAGTCGCCTACGCCAAGAAGTCCAAGGAGACCGCCGTCGAGGAGTTCATCGAGTCGCGCCAGCGCCTCCAGTCGGGCATCGAACTCACGTACTACCTGCCGGCCTCGGCCATCGACGCGGGCGAGACCGTGCTGGTCGTCGACGACCTCATCCGGTCGGGCGAGACCCAAGAACTGCTGTTGGACATCGTGGACCGCGCGGACGCCCGCGTCGGCGGCGTGTTCGCGCTCATCGCCGCCGGGGACGAGGGACTCGACCGCGCGAAGGGCCGGACCGACGCCCCCGTGGGCGCGCTGACGACGTTCGAAGACTAG
- the pyrE gene encoding orotate phosphoribosyltransferase, with protein MANEELIAALREADAVKYGEFELSHGGTSDYYVDKYLFETDPRCLELIAGAFAERVGEKKLAGVALGGVPLVAVTSVETGNPYVIARKQQKDYGTANLVEGRLDEGEEVVVLEDIATTGQSAADAVEALRDAGATVNRVLVVVDREEGAAENLADYDVELESLLTASELLDAE; from the coding sequence ATGGCGAACGAGGAACTCATCGCGGCGCTCCGAGAGGCTGACGCGGTCAAGTACGGCGAATTCGAACTCTCGCACGGCGGGACCAGCGACTACTACGTAGACAAGTATCTCTTCGAGACCGACCCCCGCTGTCTCGAACTGATAGCCGGAGCGTTCGCCGAGCGAGTCGGCGAGAAGAAGCTCGCGGGCGTGGCGCTCGGGGGCGTTCCGCTCGTGGCCGTCACGAGCGTCGAGACCGGGAATCCCTACGTCATCGCCCGGAAACAGCAGAAGGACTACGGCACGGCCAACCTCGTGGAGGGCCGACTCGACGAGGGCGAGGAGGTCGTCGTCCTCGAAGACATCGCCACGACCGGCCAGAGCGCGGCCGACGCCGTCGAGGCCCTGCGCGACGCCGGAGCGACGGTGAACCGCGTCCTCGTGGTCGTGGACCGCGAGGAGGGCGCGGCCGAGAATCTGGCCGACTACGACGTGGAACTCGAATCGCTCCTGACCGCGAGCGAGTTGCTCGACGCGGAGTAA
- a CDS encoding winged helix-turn-helix transcriptional regulator, with protein sequence MSSIHSQTDATETKNAEACPVVEAIEQIGSQWRLVVLHDLHGDGEKRFNELQRSTDASSRTLSRVLDDLEEVGLVNRRVEDKPIATYYSLTEKSRQLCPVFAELEGWADEWVDACATEK encoded by the coding sequence ATGTCGTCCATCCACTCCCAGACCGACGCGACCGAGACCAAGAACGCCGAGGCGTGTCCCGTCGTAGAGGCCATCGAGCAAATCGGCTCCCAGTGGCGACTCGTCGTCCTCCACGACCTCCACGGCGACGGCGAGAAGCGGTTCAACGAACTCCAGCGCTCGACCGACGCGAGTTCCCGGACGCTCTCGCGGGTCCTCGACGACTTGGAGGAGGTCGGTCTCGTGAACCGCCGGGTCGAGGACAAGCCCATCGCCACGTACTACAGTCTAACCGAGAAGAGCCGACAGCTCTGCCCCGTCTTCGCCGAACTGGAAGGCTGGGCCGACGAGTGGGTGGACGCGTGCGCGACCGAGAAGTAG